One Tolypothrix bouteillei VB521301 DNA window includes the following coding sequences:
- a CDS encoding SH3 domain-containing protein: MLILISWQTIAIILPPGDTASAVSPLAYRALSQLPSGTQSPAKAKPYPRRPFKLRDRVPPNSSFYQFRERLKQAIRERNAKFIRAMADPNIKITFGSPIPFSSLKFDDSNSLSWKRLERIMSIGCTPYEAPAGVKLDAYQCPHVSQASLGDPFTDVYIVGENINVRAQPRNDSQVIGVLSDEVVKSDPSGFSRLTQQQRQEQQTFEGWQPIITPTGQRGYVSSRYAYYPAGYRARFENKQGQWKMTVFIAGD, from the coding sequence GTGCTCATACTAATAAGCTGGCAGACAATTGCAATTATCTTACCTCCAGGCGATACGGCTTCAGCCGTATCGCCTTTGGCTTATCGCGCTCTCTCCCAGTTGCCTTCTGGAACACAATCTCCCGCAAAAGCCAAGCCCTACCCCCGTCGTCCCTTCAAACTGCGCGATCGGGTTCCTCCTAACAGTTCCTTCTACCAATTTCGAGAACGTTTAAAGCAAGCCATTCGCGAGCGCAATGCTAAATTTATTCGTGCAATGGCAGATCCAAATATCAAAATTACCTTTGGATCTCCAATCCCTTTCAGTTCGCTCAAATTTGACGATTCCAACTCACTCTCTTGGAAACGATTGGAGCGAATCATGAGCATTGGCTGTACCCCTTATGAAGCCCCTGCGGGAGTTAAATTGGATGCCTATCAATGCCCGCACGTGTCTCAAGCTTCCTTAGGCGATCCTTTTACCGATGTTTACATCGTGGGTGAAAATATAAATGTTCGCGCACAACCGCGCAATGATAGTCAAGTCATTGGAGTTTTATCAGATGAGGTTGTTAAATCCGATCCGAGTGGATTCTCTCGCCTGACTCAACAGCAACGGCAGGAACAGCAAACCTTTGAAGGCTGGCAGCCAATTATTACTCCTACAGGTCAACGGGGCTATGTTTCCAGTCGTTATGCCTATTATCCTGCGGGATATCGCGCTCGATTTGAGAACAAGCAAGGGCAGTGGAAAATGACGGTTTTTATCGCCGGAGATTAG
- the cas3 gene encoding CRISPR-associated helicase Cas3', translated as MEIIRVEDVDLKITEANRCRTFRTVSQPLTAQQIWNDIQQKKRQRVIVICNTVSQAQGIYRDLKALNQDFEIEITLLHARFLPEHRAAKESYLKDVFSQNWRENNFAENDPCQVLISTQVIEAGINITCEVLHTQLSPMNSLLQRAGRCARFPGENGEVFIYRKVEVNRENRDLAETDLFEVEESPIIEKDFINVDVIEKVETEKESFLPYQKEICELTWQVLEAHINSEQAREHVGFRIEEEWINRVHRDEDLLTLKRRENIEMEFENNFYDTVFKGDESKAVELIRKVDNRSVFTWTESSFFDDDDKEIDDIQKLLPFSVPISTLCKAWQDFQENIGFGNDWIFKRIETPKDKSQSYSQPVLSPITSRDFLIGCYRIFVNPRYINYDEYIGLRIGIDVKGNKFKSPPKQDKTIISQYCYRMDNYVGHLVLMWKLWREDFYSILLKNGESVKVKYAAVRDELLVAGGKFIQTKILPSLSINEAEALFEVLVFLAIFTHDLGKLQSKWQEVMRGWQKIAHAKYGGKNPREYLLAHTDYNPDEPEQKTDLKAYEKKNKRPNHAVESAFLAREVLKQSLVPLLCRYTSDKDKITYIVYTVMMAAGRHHSAWTEGFQSKDVAKLKQIELCAGYEKAIADSWRCMVRFLPNGDRLPEPSLSTRVYSLKEFDLNKFDRDEIEFLQLYSLVVRALRLCDQRSVQLR; from the coding sequence ATGGAAATTATTCGAGTTGAAGATGTTGATTTAAAAATCACTGAAGCCAATCGGTGTCGAACTTTTCGTACCGTTTCCCAACCTCTGACAGCGCAGCAGATTTGGAATGATATTCAACAGAAAAAACGTCAGCGAGTAATTGTCATTTGTAATACGGTTTCTCAAGCACAAGGAATTTACCGAGATTTGAAAGCCTTAAATCAAGATTTTGAGATAGAAATTACCCTGTTACATGCGAGGTTTTTACCAGAGCACCGTGCTGCGAAGGAAAGCTATTTGAAAGATGTATTTTCTCAAAATTGGCGAGAGAATAATTTTGCAGAAAATGATCCTTGTCAAGTTTTAATTTCTACTCAAGTCATAGAAGCAGGAATTAATATTACCTGCGAAGTTTTACATACTCAACTGAGTCCGATGAATTCGCTATTGCAACGTGCGGGACGCTGTGCAAGGTTTCCGGGAGAAAATGGGGAAGTTTTTATTTATCGAAAGGTGGAGGTAAACCGAGAGAATCGAGATTTAGCAGAAACAGATTTATTTGAAGTTGAAGAATCTCCAATCATAGAAAAAGATTTTATTAATGTCGATGTGATTGAGAAAGTAGAAACTGAGAAAGAAAGCTTTTTACCTTATCAAAAAGAAATTTGTGAGTTAACTTGGCAGGTTTTAGAAGCTCATATCAATTCCGAGCAAGCCCGCGAGCATGTGGGTTTTCGGATTGAGGAGGAATGGATTAATCGCGTTCATCGAGATGAAGATTTGCTCACTCTCAAACGTCGCGAAAATATCGAAATGGAGTTTGAGAATAATTTTTATGATACCGTTTTTAAAGGAGATGAATCAAAAGCAGTCGAGCTAATTAGAAAAGTCGATAATCGCAGTGTATTTACCTGGACAGAATCGAGTTTCTTCGATGATGACGATAAGGAGATTGACGATATTCAAAAATTACTGCCTTTCTCGGTACCGATTTCTACCTTATGTAAAGCTTGGCAAGATTTTCAAGAGAACATAGGTTTTGGGAATGATTGGATTTTTAAACGGATTGAAACGCCAAAAGATAAATCTCAATCTTACAGCCAACCTGTTTTGAGCCCGATTACTTCCCGTGATTTTTTAATTGGCTGCTATCGAATCTTTGTCAATCCTCGTTATATTAATTACGACGAGTATATTGGTCTAAGAATTGGTATTGATGTCAAAGGCAATAAATTTAAATCGCCGCCCAAACAAGACAAAACAATTATTTCTCAGTATTGCTATCGGATGGATAATTATGTTGGGCATTTGGTTTTGATGTGGAAATTATGGCGAGAAGATTTTTACTCAATTTTGTTGAAAAATGGGGAATCAGTAAAAGTCAAGTATGCTGCTGTCCGTGATGAATTGCTTGTAGCTGGTGGTAAATTTATTCAAACTAAAATCTTACCCAGTCTTTCAATCAACGAAGCCGAAGCTTTGTTTGAAGTTCTGGTCTTTTTGGCGATTTTTACCCACGATCTAGGAAAATTACAATCAAAATGGCAAGAAGTCATGCGGGGATGGCAGAAAATTGCTCATGCCAAGTATGGAGGGAAAAATCCAAGGGAATATTTGCTAGCCCATACCGATTATAATCCTGATGAGCCAGAACAAAAAACCGACTTAAAAGCCTATGAAAAGAAAAATAAGCGTCCCAATCATGCGGTGGAAAGTGCTTTTTTAGCACGGGAAGTTCTCAAACAGTCTTTGGTTCCATTATTGTGTCGGTATACTTCTGACAAGGATAAAATAACATACATTGTTTATACGGTAATGATGGCAGCAGGTCGCCACCATTCGGCTTGGACTGAGGGGTTTCAAAGTAAGGATGTGGCAAAGTTAAAGCAGATTGAATTGTGTGCGGGATATGAGAAGGCGATCGCAGACAGTTGGCGGTGTATGGTACGTTTTTTACCGAATGGCGATCGTTTGCCAGAGCCGAGTTTGAGCACACGTGTTTACAGCCTCAAAGAGTTCGATTTGAATAAATTCGATCGCGATGAAATTGAGTTTTTGCAGCTTTATTCTTTAGTTGTACGTGCTTTGCGATTGTGCGACCAGCGATCGGTTCAATTAAGATGA
- a CDS encoding DEAD/DEAH box helicase → MSNAIQTDIHQLFHTLTTHHPYNFQTQTINRILNREDTLLRAPTGSGKTETAIAPFLFAKSLKLDFPNKLIYIVPLRTLANSLRQRVEKLVANWESVYPLERKLVVTLQTGENPEDPRFEGDIIFCTIDQMLSSFLNIPYSVGRGSGNVNCGAIFASYLVFDELHLLDPDRSFTTVLKVLQQIKGISPVLLMTATLTDELAVKIKEIIEDS, encoded by the coding sequence ATGAGTAACGCAATTCAAACAGATATTCACCAACTCTTTCATACCCTCACCACCCACCATCCCTACAACTTCCAAACCCAGACCATCAATCGCATTCTCAACCGTGAAGATACCCTGCTTCGCGCTCCTACAGGTTCGGGGAAAACCGAAACTGCGATCGCACCCTTTCTATTTGCGAAATCCCTCAAGCTCGATTTTCCCAATAAGTTAATCTATATCGTACCTTTACGTACCCTTGCAAACAGTCTGCGTCAACGGGTAGAGAAGCTGGTTGCAAATTGGGAAAGTGTTTATCCCCTGGAAAGAAAATTAGTGGTGACTTTACAGACGGGGGAAAACCCGGAAGATCCGCGTTTTGAGGGGGATATTATTTTTTGTACTATCGACCAAATGTTAAGCAGTTTTTTAAATATTCCCTATTCAGTTGGTCGTGGTTCGGGTAATGTCAATTGTGGAGCGATTTTTGCGTCTTATTTAGTGTTTGATGAACTGCATTTACTCGACCCTGACAGGTCTTTTACTACTGTTTTAAAGGTGTTGCAGCAAATTAAGGGGATTTCCCCAGTTTTATTGATGACGGCGACGTTAACGGATGAATTAGCGGTAAAAATTAAGGAAATAATCGAAGATTCATAA
- a CDS encoding TIGR03986 family CRISPR-associated RAMP protein, which produces MLPRHLTNVPDSRKARAPYNFVELPNDIVEIQADSLPSHNVYYAQSEKRYTGRIDCTLTTESPLYIRCGLTKEEFECGAESKDLPDFFYTEIASKARKPVIPASSLRGMLRNLIEIISFSKMELVSDKKRFFFRAVAAKRDDPLGSEYKKLLKNVKAGYLVKEGDNWYIQPAKMIEKSSIIWVKERDLVGIQTLIRMNQKNYIPQYIDVSFGDTLFKSPRRFTGQVSANQKRYRERGVLVTSGNMLESSDDPTNLHRRNHCIVPEINHNIDRISISSVAVQHYRSALTEFQKLEPFDKDFGVLKEGKPIFYCEPQSGQTEVTLFGHCPNFRIPYSPLQDGKAASAVDFIPKNIGKSNRIDLAEAIFGYVRSKDNENQSNIEQSTVNNFHSALKGRIFIGHAICEKTINDDIWLTGSPDKTITPKILSNPKPTTFQHYLVQTSPEKIQLRHYASKPPKDNQVGETVIRGHKLYWHKGKNPDIEHPEGDNAKGTQITKIKPIRAGVKFTFDIHFENLADIELGAILWILQKAAVPQYCLSLGMGKPLGMGAVKIEHQLLLNNRQKRYSKLFDSSNNQWLSGEEDQSNTDSISTYCINAFEQFIVNNIHLDDHPEGYNAVKLDDIPRIQMLLLMLRCDKPPLPNDTRYMTIDAKEYINRPVLPTPFQVMGESKEDKRRFRNTSNANLPKPKTNIPTKASPKFTIGQILDATVSNIKSMKVTYQLPDGTKKTTEEHKAAKFLEAGQNVKVKITAVKDDGSIKNVKYHE; this is translated from the coding sequence ATGTTGCCTAGACATTTAACAAATGTACCAGATTCTAGAAAAGCTAGAGCACCTTATAATTTTGTTGAGTTACCCAATGATATAGTTGAGATTCAAGCAGATTCTTTACCTTCGCATAATGTTTACTATGCCCAATCCGAAAAACGTTATACAGGTAGAATCGATTGTACGCTTACAACTGAATCTCCTTTATATATTCGCTGTGGTTTAACTAAAGAAGAATTTGAATGTGGTGCAGAATCAAAAGATTTGCCAGATTTTTTCTACACGGAGATAGCATCTAAAGCCAGAAAGCCAGTGATTCCCGCTAGCAGCTTGCGTGGAATGCTCAGAAATTTAATCGAGATTATTAGTTTTAGTAAAATGGAACTGGTATCGGATAAAAAAAGGTTTTTCTTTCGTGCTGTTGCAGCAAAAAGAGACGATCCATTAGGGAGTGAGTATAAAAAGCTTCTCAAAAATGTTAAAGCTGGTTATTTAGTGAAGGAAGGGGATAACTGGTATATTCAACCTGCAAAAATGATTGAAAAGTCTTCTATTATCTGGGTTAAAGAGCGAGATTTAGTAGGGATTCAAACTTTGATTAGGATGAATCAAAAAAACTATATTCCACAGTATATAGATGTTAGCTTTGGCGATACACTTTTTAAAAGTCCAAGAAGGTTTACCGGACAAGTAAGCGCAAATCAAAAGCGTTATCGCGAACGAGGGGTTTTAGTCACCAGTGGTAATATGCTGGAATCTTCTGACGATCCAACAAATCTCCATCGTCGCAATCATTGTATTGTTCCAGAAATCAACCATAATATAGATCGCATCTCGATTAGTAGTGTTGCTGTTCAACACTATCGAAGTGCTTTAACCGAATTTCAAAAGCTAGAACCTTTTGATAAAGATTTTGGAGTTTTAAAAGAAGGAAAACCTATTTTTTATTGCGAACCTCAAAGCGGACAAACAGAAGTGACTTTATTTGGTCATTGTCCAAACTTTCGCATTCCTTATTCACCCTTACAAGATGGAAAAGCAGCTTCAGCAGTTGATTTTATTCCTAAAAACATTGGTAAATCTAATAGAATTGATTTAGCTGAGGCAATATTTGGATATGTGAGAAGTAAAGATAACGAGAATCAAAGTAATATTGAGCAAAGTACTGTTAATAACTTCCATTCTGCTTTAAAGGGAAGAATTTTTATCGGACATGCTATTTGTGAAAAAACAATTAATGATGATATTTGGCTAACAGGAAGTCCTGATAAAACAATTACACCCAAGATTCTTTCCAATCCCAAACCAACAACGTTTCAACATTACCTAGTCCAAACTAGTCCTGAAAAAATACAACTTAGGCATTATGCAAGCAAACCACCGAAAGATAACCAAGTAGGAGAAACCGTCATTCGTGGTCATAAATTATATTGGCATAAGGGGAAGAATCCTGATATCGAACATCCTGAAGGTGATAACGCTAAGGGAACTCAAATAACTAAAATCAAACCCATAAGAGCAGGTGTAAAATTCACTTTTGATATCCACTTTGAAAACCTCGCTGATATCGAGCTAGGTGCGATACTGTGGATATTACAAAAAGCAGCAGTACCTCAATATTGTTTATCTCTAGGTATGGGTAAGCCATTAGGAATGGGTGCTGTGAAAATAGAACACCAGCTTTTACTGAATAACCGTCAAAAGCGTTACTCGAAATTATTTGATAGTAGTAATAATCAATGGTTATCGGGAGAAGAAGACCAAAGCAATACAGATTCAATATCGACATATTGCATTAATGCTTTTGAACAATTTATCGTTAATAATATCCATCTTGATGACCATCCAGAAGGATACAATGCAGTCAAACTAGATGATATACCCCGCATTCAGATGCTTTTGTTGATGTTGCGGTGTGATAAGCCTCCATTACCTAATGACACTCGTTATATGACGATTGATGCGAAGGAGTATATAAACCGTCCAGTGCTTCCAACACCATTCCAGGTAATGGGTGAATCAAAAGAAGATAAGCGGAGATTTAGAAATACTTCTAACGCAAATTTACCAAAACCTAAAACAAATATTCCAACTAAAGCATCTCCCAAATTTACGATAGGTCAAATTTTGGATGCAACGGTTTCTAATATAAAGAGCATGAAAGTAACTTATCAATTACCAGATGGAACAAAAAAAACTACAGAAGAGCATAAAGCAGCAAAATTCTTGGAAGCAGGACAAAATGTCAAAGTCAAAATTACTGCTGTAAAAGATGACGGTAGTATCAAAAATGTAAAATATCATGAGTAA
- the csx19 gene encoding CRISPR-associated protein Csx19 encodes MNKPKCETIKVPVDFNLQNWLEEQGNKYKLKYLLAHAEDGVIWGKFQDKNLITADSVFSEFAKLRCSTLQQCRIFGENSEVMLWQTDEGFQARVIEDEKNTELIPENQILWGTQAEKISNGFTLVSDGSQGLCHAVPLINISFDSNQKLYRPLRLCVRHYIDYDVETGVARIYLSRLVNLTTEKELKNVA; translated from the coding sequence TTGAATAAACCTAAATGCGAAACTATAAAAGTACCAGTAGATTTTAATTTGCAAAACTGGTTGGAAGAACAAGGGAATAAATATAAATTGAAATATTTATTAGCCCATGCGGAAGATGGGGTTATTTGGGGAAAATTCCAAGATAAAAATTTAATAACAGCAGATAGCGTTTTTTCTGAATTTGCTAAATTGCGCTGTTCAACGTTACAACAGTGTCGGATTTTTGGCGAAAACTCTGAAGTGATGCTTTGGCAAACAGATGAGGGTTTTCAAGCGCGTGTTATTGAAGATGAAAAGAATACAGAGCTTATTCCTGAAAATCAGATTCTTTGGGGTACACAAGCAGAAAAAATTAGCAATGGTTTTACCTTAGTATCGGATGGTTCTCAAGGTTTGTGTCATGCTGTTCCGTTAATTAATATCTCTTTTGATAGCAATCAAAAATTATATCGTCCATTGCGTTTGTGTGTTCGTCACTATATTGATTATGACGTAGAAACAGGCGTAGCTCGTATTTATTTAAGCAGATTAGTTAATCTTACAACTGAGAAGGAATTGAAAAATGTTGCCTAG
- a CDS encoding RAMP superfamily CRISPR-associated protein: MSCARIHIRNQRQIIERIIIKGVLILDTPTCFGSGDNDSDIDIEILRDSIEDKALLMGSSIAGALRNYLGEHNNASDTKNDLILFGGERSDDDGEQSPLLVNDALSNDAIGLELRDGVKINSITKTADDGAKYDLEFLESGTQFNLYFELLIDEKSEREQLIRELIISLQGLETGKIRLGIKKTRGFGRCHVEKWQVFQFDLRDYKQRIKWLKFPHWETGLLEGSPTHGNIADALGVTTAEEDKRQHLTIQATFTLASPLLIRSGQASTDKAPDVVHLKSRRNGEAKAILSGTSLTGALRHRAERIVNTIQKHTNIINEIFGFVDEKTKKARASRLVVDEVEINDATDLVQNRIAIDRFTGGALDGALFNEQPVFGNDKTKLTITLQLRHPKEPEIGLLLLLLKDLWTGDLTVGGTSSIGRGRLKGENATIQYGDKNWAIVQNSSNKDLTIDNPEELNQFVAALHLEVTP; encoded by the coding sequence ATGAGTTGCGCTCGCATCCACATTAGAAATCAACGCCAGATTATCGAAAGAATAATAATAAAAGGGGTTTTGATATTAGATACTCCTACTTGTTTTGGAAGTGGGGATAATGATAGCGACATAGATATAGAAATTTTACGAGATAGTATTGAAGATAAAGCTTTATTAATGGGTTCTTCAATTGCGGGAGCTTTAAGAAACTATCTGGGAGAACATAACAATGCCTCCGATACTAAAAATGATTTGATTTTGTTTGGTGGAGAGCGTAGTGATGACGATGGAGAGCAAAGCCCTCTGCTTGTGAATGATGCTCTCAGTAACGACGCGATCGGCTTAGAATTACGTGATGGAGTAAAAATTAATAGCATCACGAAAACCGCAGACGATGGGGCAAAATACGATCTAGAATTTTTGGAATCAGGAACCCAATTTAACCTCTATTTTGAATTATTAATAGATGAAAAAAGTGAGAGAGAGCAGTTAATTAGAGAATTAATAATTAGCCTACAAGGATTAGAAACAGGTAAAATTCGTTTGGGAATCAAGAAAACTCGCGGTTTTGGTCGCTGTCATGTGGAAAAATGGCAAGTATTTCAGTTTGATTTGCGAGATTACAAACAGCGTATAAAATGGCTAAAATTTCCCCATTGGGAAACAGGGTTATTAGAAGGTTCTCCAACTCACGGCAATATTGCGGATGCTTTGGGTGTCACTACAGCAGAGGAAGATAAAAGACAACATCTAACTATCCAAGCTACATTTACCCTTGCAAGTCCTTTACTAATTCGTTCCGGACAAGCATCTACCGATAAAGCACCTGATGTTGTCCATCTGAAATCTCGACGGAATGGGGAAGCAAAAGCAATATTATCAGGTACGAGTTTAACTGGTGCGTTGCGACATCGTGCGGAAAGGATAGTTAATACTATTCAAAAACATACAAATATCATTAACGAGATATTTGGCTTCGTGGATGAGAAGACAAAAAAAGCAAGAGCAAGTCGTTTAGTTGTCGATGAAGTTGAAATTAATGACGCCACCGACTTAGTACAGAATCGAATTGCGATCGATAGATTTACTGGTGGTGCTTTAGATGGTGCTTTATTCAACGAGCAACCAGTTTTTGGCAATGATAAAACAAAACTCACAATTACACTGCAACTACGTCACCCAAAAGAACCAGAAATAGGATTATTACTTTTATTACTCAAAGATTTGTGGACTGGCGATCTAACTGTTGGAGGAACCAGTAGTATTGGACGGGGAAGGTTGAAAGGTGAAAATGCAACTATTCAATATGGCGATAAAAATTGGGCAATTGTACAAAATTCTAGTAATAAAGATTTGACTATCGATAACCCGGAAGAGTTAAATCAATTTGTTGCAGCTTTACATCTGGAGGTGACACCTTGA
- a CDS encoding RAMP superfamily CRISPR-associated protein, translating to MKVITVSLYTQQPLLATSFQGDPNSDISYSYIPGSMIRGGVIGRYLKQHGLQELDLDNDEVKRLFFDANSTKYLNAYLLSNECNRTLPIVRSWFKEKDAELNDELPEIRIFDFGIEQSDELDNPKFIGEGFCIKKSDSITLYKEKRRINIHNQRDRKQGRSTQIKRNPQTNQLQGEGEIFRYEAIDRQQTFQAVIICSNDTDANFLMELLQKSEDIWLGGSRTAGYGHIKISNVKLSTNWDEVHISPDTRIESDCFTVTLLSDLILRDEWGQYAIIPPSACNKNPAPLTQEIEKILGMGTKLQYIRSYASSTLVGGFNRKWGLPLPQVAAFAAGSVFVFEQLDITPDAIRDIEARGIGERRNEGFGRVAINWLDKSRYRVHLPSKNSKDKPELQEDFSHTLAAQMAERLLDQKIERALQNFIARKKIEGDISNSQLSRIQIIARQALSTGDCNLVLSLLNNLPSYAQGQLERAKIYPSEKNSSLKHQLDEWLKNAESWTWVSNKQDLTVNVANIERSITDEFAKQSKLAEKYTLRLIMALAKKAMKEIK from the coding sequence GTGAAAGTAATTACTGTTTCGTTGTATACTCAACAACCTTTACTTGCAACTTCATTTCAAGGCGATCCAAATAGTGATATTTCCTATTCTTACATCCCTGGTAGCATGATTCGTGGTGGGGTTATTGGACGTTATCTGAAGCAACATGGTTTGCAGGAGCTTGATTTAGATAATGATGAAGTTAAACGTTTATTTTTTGATGCTAACAGTACCAAGTATCTCAATGCTTATTTACTAAGTAATGAATGTAACCGCACTTTACCTATTGTGCGTTCTTGGTTCAAAGAGAAGGATGCAGAGTTAAATGATGAATTGCCAGAAATCAGAATTTTCGATTTTGGAATCGAGCAAAGCGATGAATTGGATAACCCTAAATTTATTGGTGAAGGTTTTTGCATCAAAAAAAGTGATTCGATAACGCTATATAAAGAAAAGCGAAGAATTAATATTCACAATCAGCGAGATCGCAAACAAGGACGCTCGACTCAAATTAAACGCAATCCTCAAACGAATCAACTTCAAGGAGAGGGTGAAATCTTTCGTTACGAAGCAATCGATCGCCAGCAAACTTTTCAAGCTGTAATTATATGTAGTAACGATACTGATGCTAATTTCCTGATGGAATTACTGCAAAAATCAGAGGATATTTGGCTTGGTGGTTCTCGAACTGCCGGATACGGACATATTAAAATCAGTAATGTTAAACTTTCTACAAATTGGGATGAAGTTCATATTTCTCCTGACACTAGAATTGAAAGCGATTGTTTTACAGTTACACTGCTGAGTGACTTAATTTTGCGTGATGAATGGGGTCAATATGCTATTATTCCACCCTCTGCATGCAACAAAAATCCTGCACCACTCACACAAGAAATAGAGAAAATCTTGGGTATGGGTACAAAATTGCAATACATAAGAAGTTATGCAAGCAGCACCTTAGTTGGAGGATTTAACCGTAAATGGGGCTTACCTCTACCTCAAGTTGCAGCATTTGCAGCAGGTAGTGTGTTTGTATTTGAACAACTTGATATTACTCCAGATGCGATTAGAGACATTGAAGCAAGAGGTATTGGAGAAAGACGAAATGAAGGTTTTGGCAGAGTTGCGATTAACTGGTTAGATAAATCTAGGTATAGAGTTCATTTACCAAGTAAAAATTCTAAAGACAAACCGGAACTACAAGAAGATTTTTCACACACGTTAGCAGCACAGATGGCAGAAAGATTACTAGACCAAAAAATTGAAAGAGCGCTACAAAATTTTATTGCACGAAAGAAGATTGAAGGAGATATTAGTAACAGCCAGCTTTCCCGCATACAAATAATTGCAAGACAAGCTCTGTCTACTGGCGATTGCAATTTAGTACTATCACTATTGAATAATCTTCCTTCTTATGCACAAGGTCAGTTGGAAAGAGCAAAAATTTACCCTAGTGAGAAAAATTCTTCTCTTAAGCACCAACTTGATGAATGGTTAAAAAATGCAGAATCTTGGACTTGGGTAAGCAATAAGCAAGACCTAACAGTTAATGTTGCAAATATAGAGAGAAGTATTACTGATGAATTTGCCAAACAAAGTAAACTAGCTGAAAAATACACCCTACGTTTAATTATGGCTCTTGCAAAAAAAGCCATGAAGGAGATTAAATAA
- a CDS encoding RAMP superfamily CRISPR-associated protein, with amino-acid sequence MIKYSLKIQLLSDTTFGRGDGVAGLIDQEVEHDSSGFPYLRGRSLKGLLSEECDNLLLTLHPNIRTHWENIACTLFGSSGSTLETMGAMYVSDAYLPEDLREVVTWQIQKKELTEKDVLNSLTAIRRQTAIDNQTYVADKGSLRSFRVILRKLEFKADLLFETKPNDEILSLLCVSTLALRRVGSGRNRGRGNVRCTLDGISKEDMNRYINIFGQIPEVV; translated from the coding sequence ATGATTAAATATTCTCTCAAAATTCAACTTTTAAGCGATACAACATTTGGTAGAGGTGATGGTGTTGCTGGACTAATAGACCAAGAAGTCGAACATGATTCCTCTGGGTTTCCATACTTACGCGGACGAAGTTTAAAGGGTTTGTTGAGTGAGGAATGCGATAATTTATTATTAACTTTACACCCAAATATTCGGACTCACTGGGAAAATATTGCTTGCACTTTATTTGGTTCATCTGGTAGCACTTTAGAAACCATGGGAGCGATGTATGTTAGTGATGCATATTTACCAGAGGATTTACGAGAAGTCGTAACTTGGCAAATACAAAAGAAGGAATTAACAGAAAAAGATGTTCTTAATTCTTTGACTGCTATTCGCCGTCAAACAGCTATTGATAATCAAACTTACGTTGCAGATAAAGGAAGTTTGCGTTCTTTTCGAGTCATTCTTCGCAAACTTGAATTTAAGGCAGATTTATTATTTGAGACTAAACCCAATGATGAAATATTATCACTTTTATGTGTAAGTACATTAGCATTGAGACGAGTAGGAAGCGGACGCAATCGAGGTAGGGGAAATGTTAGATGTACCCTTGATGGTATTTCCAAAGAAGATATGAATCGCTACATCAATATTTTTGGCCAAATTCCGGAGGTAGTTTAA